In Elusimicrobium sp., one genomic interval encodes:
- the lgt gene encoding prolipoprotein diacylglyceryl transferase codes for MHPVLFQIGSFELASYGAMTALGYMAAAFYLLPRLKKINLDKDTFWNLIFIAFMGAIIGAKLLFIIVSWHQLGDSLADKLTAIIKDFRYGFVFFGGMIVSVLSLIFYMKKKGLDVLKTSDFMIVALPLGHALGRIGCFLAGCCYGRPTQMPWGVSFTHAKSLVPQELLGVPLHPTQLYESAANLLLFFLLHKLYKKPHKKGSILLMYVACYSLLRFVIEFFRGDFRGAYILGLSPSQTIAVIISLLAFGGWLWLRKKDIKNG; via the coding sequence ATGCACCCGGTACTTTTTCAAATAGGTTCTTTTGAATTGGCCAGTTACGGCGCGATGACGGCGCTGGGCTACATGGCGGCGGCTTTTTATCTGTTGCCGCGCCTTAAAAAAATCAATTTGGATAAAGATACTTTTTGGAACCTCATTTTTATCGCTTTTATGGGGGCGATTATCGGGGCAAAACTGCTGTTTATTATCGTTTCTTGGCACCAGTTGGGAGATTCGTTGGCGGATAAATTGACCGCGATTATCAAAGATTTTCGCTACGGATTTGTATTTTTCGGCGGCATGATTGTGTCGGTTCTTTCCCTTATTTTCTATATGAAAAAGAAAGGGCTTGATGTACTGAAGACTTCTGACTTTATGATTGTAGCCCTGCCGTTGGGGCATGCCTTGGGGCGCATCGGGTGTTTTTTGGCGGGTTGTTGCTACGGAAGACCCACCCAAATGCCGTGGGGAGTTTCTTTTACCCATGCCAAATCGCTCGTTCCGCAAGAACTTTTAGGCGTCCCCCTTCACCCCACGCAACTTTACGAAAGTGCCGCCAATTTGCTTTTGTTCTTTTTATTACACAAACTGTACAAAAAGCCCCACAAAAAAGGCTCTATTCTGTTAATGTATGTGGCGTGTTACAGTTTGCTCCGCTTTGTGATTGAATTCTTCCGCGGGGATTTCCGCGGAGCCTATATTTTAGGGCTTTCGCCCTCGCAAACAATCGCCGTCATCATTTCGCTACTGGCATTTGGCGGGTGGTTGTGGCTTAGAAAAAAGGATATCAAAAATGGCTGA
- a CDS encoding prepilin-type N-terminal cleavage/methylation domain-containing protein, whose product MKKGFTLIELLVVVLIIGILSSVALPQYQKAVDKAKYSQLFVLAKGIAEAQELYYLANGKYAKEWDELDIALPNSFDSYTAPWIRDTSKNLALSLNPDQSLAVIAQDSSMGVNLVIYYQHTGENLGGERQCRAIRREERGKGICKSLGGVYKEENSSNGTIYRLP is encoded by the coding sequence ATGAAAAAGGGTTTTACTTTGATAGAACTTTTAGTTGTAGTGTTAATCATTGGTATCTTGTCTTCGGTGGCATTACCACAGTATCAAAAAGCAGTGGATAAGGCGAAGTACTCTCAACTATTCGTGTTGGCAAAAGGCATTGCCGAAGCCCAGGAACTATATTATTTAGCAAATGGGAAATATGCAAAGGAGTGGGACGAATTGGATATTGCCTTGCCCAACAGTTTTGATAGTTATACTGCACCTTGGATTCGGGACACTTCTAAAAATCTGGCTTTATCATTAAATCCGGACCAGAGTCTCGCGGTGATTGCTCAAGATTCTTCTATGGGGGTAAATCTTGTGATTTATTATCAACATACAGGAGAAAATCTTGGCGGGGAACGGCAATGTCGTGCTATAAGAAGAGAAGAAAGAGGTAAAGGAATTTGTAAGAGTTTAGGTGGTGTTTATAAAGAGGAAAATTCAAGCAATGGTACTATTTACAGATTGCCTTAA
- a CDS encoding RluA family pseudouridine synthase, with protein sequence MAEKKTVVFTGYSRRLDIFVSDELENFSRSLVQKLIKDGKVTVNGKKVKPSWPLAEGEVVEIELPQAGSKTQLKDLIIHDAKDFFVIIKPAGMLVHPQSPIWEEHPETVFSSEETLVSVILANPPKGFDTSMPRAGLVHRLDRETSGVMVIAKNEEFQAEMVALFSNREVHKTYHSIACGEVPDNEGTIDVPIGRVAGGKIKASEVGREAITGYKVLERKNGFTYIELYPKTGRTNQLRVHLSWLGYPVLGDWLYKGATADRLMLHARRIEFNHPLTGKALKFEAPVPDDFMRAWHRVTEKK encoded by the coding sequence ATGGCTGAAAAAAAGACCGTTGTATTTACAGGCTATTCCCGCCGACTGGATATTTTCGTTTCCGACGAACTGGAAAACTTTTCGCGTTCGCTCGTGCAAAAACTGATTAAAGACGGCAAAGTAACCGTCAACGGGAAGAAGGTAAAACCCTCTTGGCCTCTTGCCGAAGGCGAAGTGGTGGAAATTGAACTTCCCCAAGCCGGAAGCAAAACCCAATTAAAAGATTTAATTATTCACGATGCCAAAGATTTTTTTGTCATCATCAAACCGGCCGGTATGCTGGTACACCCGCAAAGCCCCATTTGGGAAGAACACCCCGAAACGGTCTTCTCTTCCGAAGAAACTTTGGTGTCTGTTATTTTGGCAAACCCGCCCAAAGGGTTTGATACCTCCATGCCCCGCGCGGGCTTGGTGCACCGTTTAGACCGCGAAACAAGCGGGGTGATGGTTATTGCCAAAAACGAAGAGTTCCAAGCCGAAATGGTGGCGCTTTTCTCCAACCGCGAAGTACACAAAACCTACCACTCCATTGCCTGCGGAGAAGTGCCGGACAATGAAGGTACCATTGATGTGCCGATCGGGCGCGTGGCAGGAGGGAAAATAAAAGCCTCCGAAGTAGGGCGCGAAGCCATTACCGGTTATAAAGTATTAGAACGCAAAAACGGCTTTACTTACATTGAACTTTACCCCAAAACGGGCCGCACCAATCAGTTGCGCGTACATTTAAGTTGGTTGGGATACCCCGTCCTGGGAGACTGGCTTTATAAAGGGGCCACGGCAGACCGCCTGATGCTCCACGCACGGCGCATTGAGTTTAACCACCCGTTAACGGGCAAAGCGTTAAAATTTGAAGCCCCGGTGCCTGATGATTTTATGAGAGCCTGGCACCGCGTAACCGAAAAGAAATAA
- a CDS encoding MBL fold metallo-hydrolase, which yields MNIEVINLGPMDNCTYLVTQGDSALLIDPAWDMNFLEHTLKEKKLNLLAVFFTHGHFDHVKFAQDLLQRTGVKAYIEEKDILLSGIDAQYLHPYCGKQTFDLGPFHIDILPTPGHTAGCVCIQIGNALFTGDTLFPGACGRVDLPTSNPRQMRQSLLALSKLPEDTQIFAGHSYGGKCSSTIGYERIKNPFMRNAIRDEETL from the coding sequence ATGAATATAGAAGTCATCAATTTAGGGCCCATGGATAACTGCACTTACCTGGTTACACAAGGAGATAGTGCACTACTTATTGATCCGGCTTGGGACATGAATTTTTTGGAACACACCTTGAAAGAGAAAAAATTAAATCTTTTGGCGGTGTTTTTTACTCACGGACATTTCGACCATGTTAAATTTGCCCAAGATTTACTGCAACGCACCGGGGTAAAAGCATATATAGAAGAAAAGGATATCCTTTTATCCGGTATAGATGCGCAATACCTGCACCCCTACTGCGGCAAACAAACCTTTGACTTGGGCCCTTTTCATATCGATATTCTCCCCACTCCCGGGCATACGGCCGGGTGCGTGTGTATCCAAATCGGCAATGCGCTTTTTACGGGGGATACTCTTTTCCCCGGGGCTTGCGGACGCGTAGATTTGCCCACTTCCAATCCGCGCCAGATGCGCCAGAGTTTGCTGGCCCTGTCCAAACTGCCGGAAGATACGCAAATTTTCGCCGGGCACAGTTACGGCGGGAAATGCAGTTCCACCATTGGCTACGAACGCATCAAAAACCCTTTTATGCGTAATGCAATCCGTGATGAGGAAACCCTGTAA
- the rlmN gene encoding 23S rRNA (adenine(2503)-C(2))-methyltransferase RlmN, with protein MNFEYVKQYIKDAGLPNFRIAQVKDAIFKRGISSWEEASSLPADLRANLQKDRPILSFKVSKIVCSQQDRVAKALLTLKDGLQIETVLLKPQDTWSVCVSSQVGCPLRCSFCSTGKMGFKRDLTQEEITDQVLMWYQYVRKEKLGERISSVVFMGMGEPLLNYLNVIKAARDLSNPDYLNIGARHISVSTSGIADKFHKLAVDLPQANLALSLHNADNAERSQIMPVNRRFDLDDLKKALEEYIAMTGRQVFLEYSVIENINSRPEHLRKLADWIYSIKDNYLLHVNLIACNLGRGEKTDDRVVKDFAAGLKAMGIGVTIRKSMGNDILAACGQLASQKR; from the coding sequence ATGAATTTTGAGTATGTAAAACAGTATATTAAAGATGCCGGCCTTCCCAATTTTCGCATTGCTCAAGTGAAAGATGCTATTTTCAAACGCGGCATTTCTTCGTGGGAAGAGGCTTCTTCTTTGCCGGCTGATTTGCGCGCCAATCTGCAAAAGGATCGCCCTATTTTATCTTTCAAAGTAAGTAAAATCGTCTGTTCCCAGCAGGACAGAGTGGCCAAAGCCCTGTTAACGCTCAAAGACGGTCTGCAAATTGAAACGGTTTTATTAAAACCGCAAGATACTTGGAGCGTGTGCGTATCCAGCCAAGTGGGTTGTCCGCTTCGCTGTTCGTTTTGCAGTACGGGGAAAATGGGTTTTAAGCGCGACTTAACACAGGAAGAAATTACCGACCAGGTACTTATGTGGTATCAGTATGTGCGTAAGGAAAAACTGGGCGAACGAATTTCCAGCGTGGTATTTATGGGTATGGGTGAACCGCTTTTGAACTACTTAAATGTCATCAAAGCCGCCCGCGATTTGTCCAACCCGGACTATCTGAACATCGGTGCCCGCCATATTTCGGTTTCCACCTCGGGTATTGCCGATAAATTCCATAAATTGGCGGTAGATTTACCCCAGGCCAATTTAGCCCTGTCCTTGCATAATGCCGACAATGCCGAACGCAGCCAAATTATGCCCGTTAACCGCCGCTTTGATTTGGACGATTTGAAAAAAGCCTTGGAAGAATACATTGCCATGACGGGCCGCCAAGTATTTTTGGAATACTCGGTTATCGAAAACATCAACAGCCGCCCGGAACACTTACGCAAATTGGCAGACTGGATTTATTCCATTAAAGACAATTATTTGTTGCATGTGAACTTGATTGCGTGTAACTTGGGCCGCGGCGAAAAGACAGATGATCGCGTAGTGAAAGATTTTGCGGCCGGTTTGAAGGCCATGGGTATCGGTGTAACGATTCGTAAAAGCATGGGAAATGATATCCTGGCGGCGTGCGGTCAATTAGCCTCACAAAAAAGATAG
- the queC gene encoding 7-cyano-7-deazaguanine synthase QueC, with amino-acid sequence MNVLIAKNKEECSAWKGVSVVFDLLCGSTTACALLEKGKSDILLFPDVEGAEKFAREHTDFEVFSEWKMSVPFQHDSPFLAGKSSAKKPGLLVSGASLAAFACHNSSVVFLGGFCNFFKLAKELSRIGQDVLLIPTSLFTSPDDVEDVLCAEAMKDYLQGIGLPERAVSEIGNTLRLNEYIEQGSKTAAKDAALAFKINCLDSVPQISFSSQQTFAAIHQAGTPAPDNWIIQTARMAEAGVSTTSYTPGEATQLMANVSLGQLGDEPFASVPVPNPAKKETGKTESKLTGFLKGVSSSVQGKATEFHEKISSAEMQEKAQEAKSKIKGFFSNIVRSVKEEKEELEQAFFRKNQSSAQAAEPAPVTDDPLDNILKKTADEKPSEESLPQAESAVKETPAPQETVAPAPASVKLAEETAAPVKEAPATAKADSFGGKKNKKAIVLFSGGLDSTTCLYWAMSQGYECEALTVSYGQRHDREVLAAQMIARNLGVKHHLITLNLPWLATSSLVDKNQTIPDVAVEDIPKNGVPSTYVPGRNLMFLSIAGSLLDSVGAEAIVAGPNAIDFSGYPDCTPAFFKAAADALNRGTVTGVNEGIEVLAPLMRLSKAEIVKMAAQLKVPFELTWSCYAGGQKPCGRCDSCKLRAKGFEEAGVRDTALD; translated from the coding sequence ATGAACGTTCTGATAGCTAAAAACAAAGAAGAATGTAGTGCTTGGAAGGGTGTGAGTGTTGTTTTTGATTTGCTTTGCGGCTCCACAACGGCTTGCGCTCTTTTGGAAAAAGGGAAAAGTGATATTTTGCTTTTCCCCGATGTGGAAGGTGCTGAAAAATTCGCTCGCGAACATACCGATTTTGAGGTGTTTTCCGAGTGGAAGATGTCGGTTCCGTTTCAACACGATTCTCCTTTTTTGGCCGGTAAATCTTCCGCCAAAAAACCGGGGCTTTTGGTCAGCGGTGCTTCTTTAGCGGCATTTGCCTGCCATAATTCTTCCGTCGTTTTTTTGGGTGGTTTTTGTAACTTTTTTAAGTTGGCTAAAGAATTGTCTCGTATCGGGCAAGATGTTTTGCTGATTCCTACTTCTTTGTTCACTTCTCCCGATGATGTGGAAGATGTTTTGTGTGCCGAAGCCATGAAAGATTATTTGCAAGGAATCGGTCTGCCGGAACGCGCCGTAAGCGAAATCGGCAATACCTTGCGTTTGAACGAATACATTGAACAGGGATCTAAAACGGCTGCCAAAGATGCGGCCTTGGCCTTCAAAATAAATTGTTTAGATTCCGTGCCGCAAATTTCTTTCAGCTCACAACAAACTTTTGCCGCTATTCATCAAGCGGGAACCCCGGCCCCGGATAATTGGATTATCCAAACGGCCCGCATGGCCGAGGCGGGGGTGTCCACCACTTCTTACACGCCGGGAGAAGCCACCCAATTGATGGCAAATGTTTCTTTAGGCCAGTTGGGTGATGAGCCTTTTGCCTCTGTACCGGTTCCCAATCCCGCTAAAAAGGAAACGGGAAAGACCGAAAGTAAATTGACCGGTTTTCTAAAAGGCGTTTCCAGTTCCGTGCAAGGAAAAGCCACCGAATTTCATGAGAAAATATCCTCCGCCGAAATGCAAGAGAAGGCGCAGGAAGCCAAATCTAAAATAAAAGGGTTCTTTTCCAATATTGTGCGTTCCGTCAAAGAGGAAAAAGAAGAGTTGGAACAGGCTTTTTTCCGCAAAAATCAATCTTCTGCACAAGCCGCGGAACCTGCCCCCGTTACGGACGACCCGTTGGACAATATTTTGAAAAAAACCGCCGATGAGAAACCGAGTGAGGAAAGCCTCCCTCAGGCCGAATCCGCGGTGAAAGAAACTCCTGCCCCTCAAGAAACTGTAGCGCCAGCACCCGCTTCCGTTAAACTGGCCGAAGAAACGGCGGCCCCCGTTAAGGAAGCTCCTGCAACGGCAAAGGCGGACTCGTTCGGCGGGAAAAAGAATAAAAAAGCCATCGTGCTCTTTTCGGGCGGGCTTGATTCCACTACCTGTTTATATTGGGCGATGTCCCAAGGCTACGAGTGTGAAGCCTTGACCGTGTCCTACGGGCAACGCCACGACCGGGAAGTATTGGCCGCACAAATGATTGCCCGCAACTTGGGAGTAAAACATCATTTGATTACTCTAAATTTGCCGTGGCTTGCCACGAGTTCTTTGGTAGATAAAAACCAAACCATCCCCGATGTCGCGGTAGAAGATATCCCGAAAAACGGCGTTCCCAGCACCTATGTGCCGGGGCGCAACCTGATGTTTTTGTCTATTGCCGGTTCTTTGTTGGATTCCGTCGGTGCAGAAGCGATTGTCGCCGGGCCGAACGCTATTGATTTCTCGGGTTACCCCGATTGCACCCCTGCTTTCTTTAAGGCGGCCGCCGATGCACTTAACCGTGGGACGGTAACGGGTGTGAACGAAGGAATTGAAGTATTGGCCCCTTTGATGCGCTTGTCCAAGGCGGAAATTGTTAAAATGGCCGCCCAATTAAAAGTGCCTTTTGAATTAACTTGGAGTTGCTATGCCGGTGGTCAAAAGCCGTGCGGACGTTGTGATTCATGCAAACTTCGTGCGAAAGGTTTTGAAGAAGCGGGTGTGCGTGACACCGCTTTAGATTAA
- a CDS encoding phosphopyruvate hydratase, with protein MVRIKKITAREILDSRGYPTVAADVLLDDQTTGTASVPSGASTGSHEALELRDGGARYKGKGVLKAVANVEKISARLAGLNPFEVREIDNQMLALDGTENKSNLGANATLAVSMAVLRAGANSARRPLYEHIRAVYGLNEKDFLLPTPMLNIINGGKHADSGLDVQEFMIVPTSAHTFSSALGQACETYHTLREVLKNQGMVIAVGDEGGFAPKITRHEEVLKTILSAAEKAAHPDMCLAMDCAASEFFKDGNYHFEGKTYTSAQLTDIYAKWCQAYPILSIEDPLQEDDWNGWQQITQKLGQQINLVGDDLFVTNLKRLQKGIEQQAANSILIKVNQIGTVTETIDVMNLAKQHGYSCIVSHRSGETEDTFIADLAVATNAGAIKTGAPARAERTAKYNRLLQIEHELKGKAFYAQRKAFK; from the coding sequence ATGGTTCGCATTAAAAAAATAACAGCCCGGGAAATATTAGATTCCCGCGGTTATCCGACTGTGGCGGCAGATGTTCTGTTAGATGATCAAACCACCGGTACCGCTTCGGTACCAAGCGGAGCCTCTACCGGCTCTCACGAAGCCTTGGAACTGCGCGACGGCGGGGCCCGTTACAAAGGAAAAGGCGTCCTGAAAGCCGTAGCCAATGTGGAAAAAATTTCCGCGCGTTTGGCAGGCTTGAACCCGTTTGAGGTGCGCGAAATCGACAATCAAATGCTTGCCTTGGACGGAACGGAAAACAAATCGAACCTGGGGGCCAACGCCACACTGGCCGTATCCATGGCCGTTTTGCGTGCAGGCGCAAACAGCGCCCGCCGTCCGTTATACGAGCATATCCGCGCGGTTTACGGACTAAACGAAAAAGATTTCCTGTTGCCGACCCCGATGCTTAATATCATCAACGGGGGCAAGCATGCCGATTCGGGCTTAGATGTGCAAGAATTTATGATTGTGCCCACCTCGGCCCACACCTTTTCTTCGGCACTCGGGCAAGCCTGCGAAACGTACCACACCTTGCGTGAAGTTCTAAAAAATCAAGGTATGGTTATTGCCGTGGGGGACGAAGGCGGTTTCGCCCCTAAAATTACCCGGCACGAAGAGGTACTGAAAACAATTTTATCCGCCGCCGAAAAAGCCGCTCACCCGGATATGTGCCTGGCTATGGACTGTGCCGCCAGTGAGTTTTTCAAAGACGGGAACTATCATTTTGAAGGCAAAACTTATACGAGCGCCCAACTGACGGATATTTATGCCAAGTGGTGCCAAGCCTATCCTATTTTATCGATAGAAGACCCGTTGCAGGAAGACGACTGGAACGGTTGGCAACAAATTACCCAAAAATTGGGGCAACAAATCAATTTGGTGGGGGACGATTTATTCGTTACTAACCTAAAGCGTTTGCAAAAAGGGATTGAGCAACAAGCCGCCAACTCCATTTTAATCAAGGTCAACCAAATCGGTACGGTTACGGAAACAATTGATGTGATGAATTTGGCCAAACAACACGGTTATTCTTGCATTGTATCGCACCGATCCGGCGAAACGGAGGACACCTTTATTGCCGATTTAGCCGTTGCCACCAACGCCGGCGCCATTAAAACGGGTGCGCCTGCACGGGCCGAGCGAACAGCCAAATATAACCGTTTGCTACAAATAGAGCACGAGTTAAAAGGCAAAGCCTTTTACGCCCAACGCAAAGCATTTAAGTAA
- a CDS encoding prepilin-type N-terminal cleavage/methylation domain-containing protein — MKGFTLIELLVVVLIIGILSAVALPQYTKAVEKSRVAQVVNLLKAAKDAEEVYYMANGVYTSDKENLDIDWTCPDGWTCLLRGDSREPGNTYDKMSAHRTGNTNWGIIYSFQHRSDNTALANKLYCWAITSDAKAVNLCKSLGPHLSTSSGYARYTIQ; from the coding sequence ATGAAAGGGTTTACACTGATAGAATTATTGGTAGTAGTTTTAATTATTGGGATTTTGTCCGCTGTAGCCTTGCCCCAGTACACCAAGGCGGTAGAAAAATCCCGGGTGGCCCAAGTAGTTAATCTTTTGAAGGCGGCCAAAGATGCCGAAGAAGTGTATTATATGGCCAACGGAGTCTATACGAGCGATAAGGAAAATTTAGACATAGATTGGACGTGCCCGGACGGCTGGACTTGCCTTTTGCGCGGCGATTCGCGGGAGCCCGGTAACACCTACGATAAAATGTCTGCCCACCGCACCGGAAATACTAACTGGGGAATTATTTATTCCTTCCAGCACCGTTCCGATAATACGGCTCTTGCAAACAAATTATATTGTTGGGCCATAACCTCCGATGCAAAAGCCGTCAACTTATGTAAGAGTTTGGGGCCGCATCTTTCAACCAGTTCAGGATATGCCCGCTACACTATTCAGTAA
- a CDS encoding inorganic diphosphatase, which yields MFGNNFNPWHHVSPGKKETLPDIVNGIIEIPKGTRAKYELDKESGLLRLDRVLYSSVYYPANYGFIPRTYGADKDPLDILILSQAEVVPLCIVPAKIIGVMRMLDNGEADDKIIAVAQGDPNVSHYTDITELPEHLLVETMSFFEDYKKLENKTVVVEKIFDKKTAIKILQEAFIAYEEKFVNYSNFSSCCDK from the coding sequence ATGTTTGGTAATAATTTTAACCCGTGGCACCATGTATCGCCCGGAAAAAAAGAAACCTTGCCCGATATTGTAAACGGCATTATTGAAATCCCGAAAGGTACCCGCGCTAAATACGAATTGGACAAAGAAAGCGGCCTGTTGCGCTTGGATCGCGTGCTTTATTCGTCCGTGTATTACCCCGCCAACTACGGTTTTATTCCGCGTACTTACGGGGCCGATAAAGACCCCTTGGATATTTTAATTTTATCCCAAGCCGAAGTGGTGCCGCTGTGCATTGTGCCGGCTAAAATCATCGGTGTTATGCGCATGTTGGATAACGGCGAAGCCGACGATAAAATCATTGCCGTGGCCCAAGGCGACCCCAATGTAAGCCACTATACCGACATTACCGAACTTCCGGAACATTTGCTCGTAGAAACCATGAGTTTCTTTGAAGACTACAAAAAGCTGGAAAACAAAACGGTAGTGGTGGAAAAGATTTTTGATAAAAAAACTGCTATCAAAATTCTGCAGGAAGCCTTTATCGCTTACGAAGAAAAATTTGTGAACTACAGCAACTTTTCGTCTTGCTGCGACAAATAA